A window of Sphingobacterium sp. SRCM116780 contains these coding sequences:
- a CDS encoding nitroreductase family protein: MSLLEDLKWRYATKKMNGTPVSQEKIDYIIEAARLAPTSSGLHPYKVIEISNPELKAKIQPVAYGQSQIVDSSHLLIFAAYDEYTKDRVDAPFAQQAEERGLPAGFADDYKNNLFANISKQTKEQHFNHAARQAYIGFGLALAAAAEQKVDATPMEGFVNAQLDELLELDKLGLKSVTILALGYRDEENDWLVNLKKVRPNHEDFIIKLK, from the coding sequence ATGAGTTTATTAGAAGATTTAAAATGGAGATATGCTACCAAAAAGATGAATGGCACTCCCGTATCACAAGAAAAAATTGATTACATCATAGAAGCAGCGCGCTTAGCCCCTACTTCTTCAGGCTTACATCCATACAAAGTGATTGAAATTAGTAATCCTGAGTTAAAAGCAAAAATTCAACCTGTTGCCTATGGTCAATCGCAAATCGTAGATAGTTCACATCTTTTGATATTTGCTGCATACGATGAATATACAAAAGACCGTGTAGATGCACCATTTGCACAACAAGCGGAAGAAAGAGGATTACCAGCAGGTTTTGCCGATGATTATAAAAATAATCTTTTTGCTAATATTTCTAAACAAACAAAAGAGCAACACTTTAACCATGCCGCTCGTCAAGCCTATATTGGCTTTGGACTAGCTTTAGCAGCTGCTGCAGAACAAAAAGTAGATGCAACTCCTATGGAAGGATTTGTCAATGCACAATTAGATGAACTTCTTGAACTTGATAAATTAGGTCTTAAATCTGTCACTATTTTAGCTTTAGGTTACCGTGATGAAGAAAATGATTGGTTAGTGAACTTGAAAAAAGTGAGACCAAATCATGAAGATTTTATCATCAAATTAAAATAA
- a CDS encoding TetR/AcrR family transcriptional regulator codes for MGVSERKLRDQEKIKQQIIDQSWLIVQEEGWHSLSIRKIADAIEYSIPVIYKHFENKDAIVEYFTKIGFALLADQLALTVKQNKPADQQLNNLAVSYWNFAFENKKYYEIMFGLGIPKCEVVNSVKEMKAASDVMMNCIARCMEEHQIDNSNLYLKLKTFWSILHGIIAIELISNQETNPEEVSPILKDAIQGFIISLKYKQN; via the coding sequence ATGGGTGTATCAGAGCGTAAATTAAGAGATCAGGAAAAAATTAAACAGCAGATTATTGATCAGTCTTGGCTAATCGTACAAGAGGAAGGATGGCATTCGCTTTCCATCCGTAAGATAGCCGATGCCATTGAATACAGTATCCCTGTCATCTATAAACATTTTGAAAATAAGGATGCTATTGTTGAATATTTTACAAAAATTGGCTTTGCCTTATTGGCAGATCAATTAGCATTGACTGTAAAACAAAATAAACCTGCAGATCAACAGTTAAACAATTTGGCTGTATCCTATTGGAATTTTGCTTTTGAAAACAAGAAATATTACGAAATCATGTTTGGATTAGGTATTCCAAAATGTGAGGTCGTCAATAGCGTCAAAGAAATGAAAGCAGCATCCGATGTCATGATGAATTGCATTGCACGATGCATGGAAGAACATCAGATAGATAACAGTAATTTATATTTAAAATTAAAGACATTCTGGTCTATTCTACACGGTATTATTGCCATAGAGTTGATCTCAAATCAAGAAACTAATCCTGAAGAGGTATCTCCTATATTAAAGGATGCTATTCAGGGATTTATTATATCATTAAAATACAAGCAAAACTAA
- a CDS encoding DsbA family oxidoreductase: MKIEIWSDIVCPFCYIGKKRLEKALETFPHRDEVDIIWKSYQLHPQFPKDSDGVACIKYIKESKGLTQEETLAMMHQVQSIGKSLDIDLNFEKAIIVNTLNAHRLIHFAQENGKGNEMKEKLFQAHFSEGLDVNHSETLIKLATEVGLDSSQVEQLLDSDQYAYEVSQDIQEGVNLGLRGVPFFVFNQKFGVAGAQPLEIFEKTLRQAYDDAKQVIIMNDNEGPSCDIETGNCE, encoded by the coding sequence ATGAAAATAGAGATTTGGTCTGACATTGTTTGTCCATTTTGTTATATTGGTAAAAAAAGATTAGAAAAAGCTTTAGAAACTTTTCCTCACCGGGATGAAGTTGATATCATTTGGAAATCGTATCAATTACATCCACAGTTTCCTAAAGATTCCGATGGTGTTGCTTGTATCAAGTACATAAAAGAATCAAAAGGGCTTACTCAAGAGGAAACGCTCGCGATGATGCATCAGGTTCAATCCATAGGAAAGTCACTTGACATTGATCTTAATTTTGAAAAAGCGATCATCGTCAATACCTTAAATGCACATCGTTTAATCCATTTCGCACAAGAAAACGGAAAGGGCAATGAAATGAAGGAGAAACTATTTCAAGCTCATTTTAGCGAAGGATTGGATGTCAACCATTCGGAAACTTTAATAAAATTGGCAACAGAAGTTGGCTTAGACAGCTCACAGGTTGAGCAACTACTCGATAGTGACCAATATGCATATGAAGTGTCTCAGGATATTCAAGAAGGTGTAAATTTGGGTTTACGTGGCGTTCCTTTCTTTGTATTTAATCAAAAGTTTGGCGTTGCTGGTGCTCAACCGCTTGAAATATTTGAGAAAACACTTCGACAAGCTTATGATGATGCGAAACAGGTGATCATTATGAATGACAATGAAGGTCCTAGTTGTGACATCGAAACTGGAAATTGCGAATAG
- the smc gene encoding chromosome segregation protein SMC → MQLMKLEIKGFKSFGDKITINFNEGVTAIVGPNGCGKSNVVDAIRWVLGEQSTRMLRSEKMENIIFNGTKNRKAANLAEVSLTFDNNKNVLPTAFTTVTVTRKLFRNGDSEYRLNDVKCRLKDITDLFLDTGVGADSYSIIELRMIDEIINNKENSRRNLFEEASGISKYKVRKKQTLNKLRDTEADLSRVDDLLFEITKNLKSLESQAKKAEKYTQLKDEYRQSSVNLAYYRIGDFSTELEALQTQESTLQKQTTAAQASINQAEIELKQIREDNLEQEKNVSIQQKATQEFVNKIRNYESEKKVKNEQLKNLQDKETRLSFEINNDNQQLNHVLYTIKRLHEELYHEQQQLDNLQANLEKDKAEVEELRGQQQSAKGKLDTFSKKSTELQDKIHKLEKEIAVLHIQKEALQQEAVRADTDTESKEIELNQFNISVAELEGRVETQQQQYETALQMEDELQLQIQTSATNITTYKDELSKESRLVDAKQNEYNLTKSLIDNLEGFPESIRFLKKNAGWKKQPPLFSDVLFCQEDYRVAIENYLESIMNHYVVDTQQDAVQAINLLSDAARGRANFFILDAIQLIAQLPSPADEFLMPALDVITVDEKFKVLCQLLLQNVYILKKEREQELHLALPQGDLIILQKNGKFSKSKLGLSGGSVGLFEGKRIGRAKNIEVLAKEIKALNQDISKLQDKITTESGRLQALQSNSQKQMIDELRFQLNRLNNELISVKTKQEQYQTFILNTQNRKRDIQDKIITIENDLLTFEPQIQDFKNERRQYIDDLQQQQDRFNEISEILTDKSATYNQENISYHQQQNKVSNIHKDLEFRETQKEDFEARVERNTKDLEEVQLSLKNTAQFVDVEDEDLVEMYTQKDALEKGLEDLEKNYYGVRKQINELEEQITQHRRSKEQDDVLISAIKDKKTALQLDLNSLKERLSVEFNIELKDLLEQEEIPVIAEDQDTLTAKCNRLKKQLNEYGSINLMAKEAFDEMNERYNFITSEKADLLEAKGSLLATIKEIDDTAEVQFMFTFNSVRDNFIKVFRSLFNEEDSCDLILTDPSKPLDSDIDIVARPKGKRPLSINQLSGGEKTLTSTALLFSLYLSKPAPFCIFDEVDAPLDDTNIDKFNNIIRDFSKNSQFIVVSHNKKTIASTDIIYGVTMVEQGVSRVVAVDLRDVA, encoded by the coding sequence ATGCAGTTAATGAAACTAGAAATAAAAGGATTCAAAAGCTTCGGCGACAAGATTACAATCAATTTCAATGAAGGTGTCACCGCTATTGTGGGCCCTAATGGTTGTGGTAAATCGAATGTTGTTGATGCAATACGGTGGGTTTTGGGGGAGCAAAGTACACGAATGCTCCGTTCGGAGAAAATGGAAAACATCATTTTTAATGGAACCAAAAATCGTAAAGCAGCTAATCTAGCAGAAGTCTCCCTGACTTTTGATAACAATAAAAATGTACTTCCGACAGCATTTACGACCGTTACTGTAACCCGTAAATTATTTAGGAATGGCGATAGCGAATACCGTTTGAATGATGTAAAATGTCGTCTCAAAGATATCACTGATCTTTTTTTAGATACAGGTGTAGGTGCCGATTCTTATTCCATTATTGAACTGAGAATGATTGATGAGATCATCAACAATAAAGAGAATTCACGTCGAAATTTGTTTGAGGAAGCATCAGGGATTTCTAAATATAAAGTTCGTAAGAAACAAACTCTAAATAAACTTAGAGATACAGAAGCAGACTTAAGTCGCGTGGATGATTTGTTATTTGAGATTACAAAAAACCTTAAATCATTAGAAAGCCAAGCTAAAAAAGCAGAAAAGTATACGCAATTGAAAGACGAATACCGTCAAAGCAGCGTCAACCTAGCGTATTATCGTATCGGCGATTTCAGTACTGAACTGGAAGCTCTACAAACGCAAGAATCTACCTTACAAAAACAAACGACAGCGGCTCAAGCCAGTATTAATCAAGCTGAAATTGAATTAAAGCAAATTCGAGAAGATAATCTGGAGCAAGAGAAAAACGTATCTATACAGCAAAAGGCGACGCAAGAGTTTGTCAATAAAATCCGAAATTACGAGTCTGAAAAAAAAGTCAAGAACGAGCAGCTTAAAAATCTTCAGGATAAGGAAACCCGATTAAGTTTTGAAATCAACAATGATAATCAACAGCTGAATCATGTGCTGTATACGATCAAAAGGTTACACGAAGAGCTGTATCATGAGCAACAACAACTGGATAATCTTCAGGCTAACTTAGAAAAAGATAAAGCAGAAGTTGAAGAATTAAGAGGTCAACAACAATCGGCAAAAGGTAAGCTGGATACTTTTAGTAAAAAAAGCACCGAGTTGCAAGATAAAATACACAAACTGGAAAAAGAAATTGCTGTATTGCATATCCAAAAAGAGGCATTGCAACAAGAGGCTGTTCGAGCAGATACAGATACCGAATCAAAGGAAATAGAATTGAATCAATTCAATATCTCGGTTGCAGAATTAGAAGGTCGTGTTGAAACACAGCAACAACAGTATGAGACTGCTCTGCAAATGGAAGATGAATTGCAACTACAAATTCAAACTTCTGCAACAAATATCACTACCTATAAAGATGAATTAAGTAAAGAGTCTCGCTTAGTGGATGCTAAGCAAAATGAATATAACTTAACAAAATCTTTAATTGATAATTTGGAAGGCTTTCCAGAATCTATACGATTCTTAAAGAAAAATGCAGGATGGAAAAAACAACCACCCCTATTTTCTGATGTGCTATTCTGTCAAGAAGACTATCGGGTAGCGATTGAGAATTACTTGGAGTCGATCATGAATCACTATGTTGTCGATACACAGCAAGATGCTGTTCAGGCAATCAACTTATTAAGCGATGCGGCGCGTGGTCGTGCCAACTTCTTTATATTAGATGCGATCCAACTGATCGCGCAACTTCCCTCTCCTGCTGATGAATTTTTGATGCCTGCCTTAGATGTCATTACTGTCGATGAAAAATTCAAAGTACTGTGTCAGCTTTTGTTGCAAAACGTCTATATATTAAAGAAGGAACGTGAACAGGAGCTTCATTTAGCTTTACCTCAGGGAGATTTAATTATCCTGCAAAAAAATGGTAAGTTTTCAAAAAGTAAACTCGGTCTTTCTGGGGGTTCTGTAGGTTTGTTTGAAGGTAAAAGAATTGGTCGTGCAAAAAACATAGAAGTGTTGGCAAAAGAGATCAAGGCACTTAATCAAGACATCAGCAAGTTACAAGATAAAATAACAACAGAATCTGGGCGTCTACAAGCATTGCAATCCAATTCTCAAAAGCAGATGATCGATGAACTTCGGTTTCAACTAAACCGACTGAATAATGAATTGATCTCTGTTAAAACAAAACAAGAGCAATATCAAACGTTTATCCTCAATACGCAAAATCGTAAAAGAGATATTCAAGATAAAATAATAACGATTGAAAATGACTTGTTAACTTTCGAACCTCAAATTCAAGATTTCAAAAATGAACGTAGGCAATACATCGATGATTTACAACAGCAACAAGATCGCTTTAATGAAATTTCTGAAATTTTAACCGATAAATCTGCAACGTATAATCAAGAGAATATCAGTTACCACCAGCAACAAAATAAGGTTTCTAATATTCATAAAGATCTAGAATTCAGAGAAACGCAAAAAGAGGATTTTGAAGCTCGTGTAGAACGAAATACCAAAGATCTCGAAGAGGTTCAACTTTCATTAAAAAATACCGCGCAATTCGTTGATGTAGAAGATGAAGACTTGGTGGAGATGTATACACAAAAGGATGCCTTGGAGAAGGGTTTAGAAGACTTAGAAAAGAACTACTATGGTGTCCGTAAACAAATCAATGAGTTAGAGGAACAAATCACCCAGCATCGTCGCTCGAAAGAACAAGATGACGTGTTGATTTCAGCAATAAAAGATAAAAAGACAGCACTTCAACTCGATCTTAATTCTTTAAAAGAACGTTTATCTGTTGAATTTAATATTGAACTGAAGGACTTATTGGAACAAGAAGAAATCCCTGTTATAGCGGAAGATCAAGATACGCTAACGGCGAAATGCAATAGACTTAAGAAACAGTTAAATGAATATGGATCCATCAATTTAATGGCTAAAGAAGCATTTGACGAAATGAATGAGCGCTATAATTTCATTACCAGTGAAAAAGCAGATCTATTGGAAGCAAAAGGCTCCTTGTTGGCTACCATCAAGGAAATAGATGATACTGCAGAGGTGCAGTTTATGTTTACATTCAATAGTGTACGTGATAACTTCATCAAAGTATTCCGTTCCCTATTTAACGAAGAAGATAGCTGTGATTTAATTTTGACAGATCCTTCAAAACCATTGGATTCTGATATTGATATTGTTGCACGTCCAAAAGGAAAGCGTCCATTATCTATCAATCAGTTATCTGGTGGTGAAAAAACCTTAACTTCTACTGCTTTATTATTCTCTCTGTACCTATCAAAACCAGCTCCGTTCTGTATTTTTGATGAGGTAGATGCACCTTTGGATGATACGAATATTGATAAGTTCAATAATATCATTCGCGATTTTTCTAAAAACTCACAATTTATAGTTGTGTCCCACAATAAGAAAACCATTGCTAGTACCGATATTATCTACGGAGTAACCATGGTCGAACAAGGTGTATCACGTGTAGTTGCCGTTGATTTAAGAGATGTTGCGTAG
- a CDS encoding alpha/beta fold hydrolase produces the protein MFKKETKLSRVRIDDISISYIVKNSKVKETEKTVIFLHGFPFNKNTWRNQLNALEDNITGIAIDIRGHGQTTSGHGFFSVDVFAKDLIKFIKHFNLKNVILCGVSMGGYIALRTYELIGSELKGLILSDTHSFADDNKGKQKRFDSIQALLKYGKRPFSLGFIETIFSEKTRTENQEAIELIKSAIRRNSVESICATQLALAARTDTSAILPTITIPTLVIKGKDDKLVNDIQVKALLDLISAVQYVEFMGSGHLPNLEESDKFNTEINNFLRSF, from the coding sequence ATGTTCAAAAAAGAAACGAAACTAAGCCGAGTACGTATTGATGACATCAGCATTTCCTACATAGTAAAAAATAGTAAAGTAAAAGAAACGGAAAAAACAGTCATCTTTTTACATGGTTTTCCCTTTAACAAAAACACCTGGAGAAATCAATTGAATGCTTTAGAAGACAACATCACTGGAATTGCTATTGATATTCGAGGACATGGACAGACTACAAGTGGTCATGGATTTTTTAGCGTTGATGTTTTTGCCAAAGATTTGATCAAATTCATCAAGCATTTTAATTTAAAAAATGTCATACTGTGTGGGGTTTCTATGGGTGGTTATATTGCACTGAGAACTTACGAATTGATCGGTTCTGAATTAAAAGGACTTATCTTAAGTGATACGCATTCTTTTGCCGATGATAATAAAGGAAAACAAAAGCGTTTTGATTCCATTCAAGCCTTATTAAAATATGGTAAGCGTCCCTTTTCCTTAGGGTTTATTGAAACCATATTTTCAGAAAAAACACGTACAGAAAACCAAGAAGCGATTGAATTGATCAAAAGTGCGATTAGAAGAAATAGTGTGGAGAGCATTTGTGCGACACAACTTGCATTAGCAGCACGAACGGATACGTCAGCTATATTACCAACCATAACAATACCGACTTTAGTTATTAAAGGTAAGGACGATAAATTGGTGAACGACATACAAGTAAAAGCATTACTCGATCTTATATCTGCAGTACAATATGTTGAATTCATGGGATCAGGTCATTTACCCAATCTAGAAGAGTCGGATAAGTTTAATACAGAGATTAACAATTTTCTACGCTCTTTTTAG
- a CDS encoding patatin-like phospholipase family protein translates to MEKWNEKKVTLVLGGGGARGLAHIGVIRELEVQGYRIDEVIGCSIGALIGAIYAQGGLDILEEWMLQLNRKSVFQLMDFTMEPAGFMKGTKIMETLKKIIPDTAIESFPISFKAVANDLKDEKDVIFDSGSMYDAIRASISIPAVFTAVKRDEMTLFDGGVLNPLPVNLVSKKSDHIVIAVNLDGSPDEQLMSEKQKSKKLHALDILQLAYFAMRRKLSALTLELYQPDYVIHVPHNICGIWEYEKAQFLIEKGRQLTQEALKDKKL, encoded by the coding sequence GTGGAAAAATGGAACGAAAAAAAAGTTACACTTGTGCTCGGAGGTGGGGGAGCGAGAGGATTGGCTCATATCGGAGTCATCCGAGAATTGGAAGTACAAGGTTATCGTATTGATGAAGTGATCGGTTGTTCTATAGGGGCTCTTATCGGCGCTATCTATGCACAGGGCGGATTGGATATTCTGGAAGAATGGATGTTGCAGTTGAACAGGAAATCAGTTTTTCAATTGATGGACTTTACGATGGAACCTGCAGGATTTATGAAAGGCACTAAAATTATGGAAACGCTTAAAAAAATTATACCGGATACCGCTATTGAGTCATTTCCGATTTCCTTTAAAGCGGTTGCCAATGATTTAAAAGATGAAAAAGATGTTATCTTCGATTCAGGAAGTATGTACGATGCCATACGCGCTTCAATCTCAATTCCAGCCGTATTTACAGCTGTTAAACGCGATGAGATGACTTTATTTGATGGTGGTGTGCTCAATCCACTACCTGTAAATTTAGTGTCCAAAAAATCAGATCACATCGTGATTGCCGTTAATCTTGATGGAAGTCCTGATGAACAACTGATGTCTGAAAAACAGAAGTCAAAGAAGCTCCATGCACTCGATATCTTGCAACTCGCTTATTTTGCTATGAGAAGAAAATTAAGTGCTTTAACACTCGAATTATATCAACCTGATTATGTGATTCATGTACCCCATAATATTTGTGGAATTTGGGAATACGAGAAAGCGCAATTTTTAATTGAAAAGGGGAGGCAGCTTACACAAGAAGCTTTAAAAGACAAAAAGTTGTAA
- a CDS encoding adenylate kinase: MLNLVIFGPPGAGKGTQSQKLIDKYQLVHVSTGDIFRAHIQDQTALGQQVSQIIAEGNLVPDSITIAMLEEEVKKNPDAKGFIFDGFPRTVAQAEALDAFLAGINSSISVVIALDVNEDELKTRIAKRQEISGRADDAADKLVKRIDEYFTKTIHVLPYYEAQGKLSKVNGIGDIDFIFGELTAIIDNY, encoded by the coding sequence ATGCTAAACCTTGTAATATTTGGCCCTCCGGGGGCAGGGAAGGGAACACAATCACAGAAACTTATCGATAAATATCAATTAGTTCATGTTTCTACAGGTGATATCTTTAGAGCTCATATTCAAGATCAGACAGCTCTAGGTCAACAAGTAAGTCAGATTATTGCTGAAGGAAATTTGGTACCTGACTCGATTACGATTGCAATGTTGGAAGAGGAAGTGAAGAAAAATCCCGATGCAAAAGGATTTATTTTTGATGGTTTCCCACGTACGGTGGCGCAAGCAGAGGCTTTGGACGCTTTTTTAGCAGGTATTAATTCTTCTATTTCAGTTGTTATTGCTTTAGATGTTAATGAAGACGAATTGAAAACACGCATTGCTAAACGTCAGGAAATTTCTGGACGCGCGGATGATGCTGCAGATAAATTGGTAAAACGTATAGATGAGTATTTTACAAAAACGATTCATGTATTACCTTATTATGAAGCACAAGGTAAATTGTCTAAAGTAAACGGTATCGGTGATATTGATTTTATCTTTGGAGAGTTAACCGCTATTATTGACAATTATTAA